One part of the Sphingobium yanoikuyae genome encodes these proteins:
- the lpdA gene encoding dihydrolipoyl dehydrogenase, translating into MADTYDLIVLGSGPGGYVAAIRAAQLGLKTAIVERENLGGICLNWGCIPTKALLRSAEIFHYMQHAKDYGLAAEKISADIEAVVKRSRGVAKQLNQGVTHLMKKNKITVHMGDGKLTGKGKLTVTKDGKSEELTAKHIIVATGARARDLPQLKADGKRVWTYRHAMTPAEMPTKLLVIGSGAIGIEFASFYNDMGADVTVVEMMDRIVPVEDADVSAFLEKAVKKQGMTILTGAKIEKIAATDKAVTATIKDKAGKDITAEYSHVIVAIGIVPNVENIGLEEVGVEPDQRFHIKTDPYGRTNVDGIWAIGDVTAPPWLAHKASHEAVTTVEAIAQALGNKDVHPHAMDVRNIPGCTYCHPQIASVGLTEAKAKEAGYDVKVGMFPFIGNGKAIALGEAEGFTKTVFDAKTGELLGAHMIGAEVTEMIQGYTIGKTLETTEAELMQTVFPHPTISESMHESVLAAYGRALHI; encoded by the coding sequence ATGGCTGATACCTATGACCTGATCGTCCTCGGCTCCGGCCCGGGCGGCTATGTTGCCGCCATCCGGGCGGCGCAACTGGGCCTCAAGACCGCGATCGTGGAGCGCGAAAATCTGGGCGGCATCTGCCTCAACTGGGGCTGCATTCCGACCAAGGCGCTGCTGCGCTCGGCCGAAATCTTCCATTATATGCAGCATGCCAAGGATTATGGCCTGGCGGCCGAGAAGATCAGCGCCGACATCGAGGCGGTGGTGAAGCGTTCGCGCGGCGTTGCCAAGCAGCTCAATCAGGGCGTCACGCACCTGATGAAGAAGAACAAGATCACCGTCCACATGGGCGACGGCAAGCTGACCGGCAAGGGCAAGCTGACCGTCACCAAGGACGGCAAGAGCGAAGAGCTGACCGCCAAGCATATCATCGTCGCGACCGGCGCCCGCGCCCGCGACCTGCCGCAGCTGAAAGCCGACGGCAAGCGCGTGTGGACCTATCGCCACGCCATGACCCCGGCGGAAATGCCGACCAAGCTGCTGGTCATCGGTTCGGGCGCGATCGGTATCGAATTCGCCAGCTTCTACAACGACATGGGCGCTGACGTGACCGTGGTCGAGATGATGGACCGGATCGTGCCGGTCGAGGATGCCGATGTGTCGGCCTTCCTCGAAAAGGCGGTCAAGAAGCAGGGCATGACCATCCTGACCGGTGCCAAGATCGAGAAGATCGCCGCGACCGACAAGGCCGTGACCGCGACCATCAAGGACAAGGCCGGCAAGGACATCACCGCCGAATATAGCCATGTCATCGTGGCGATCGGCATCGTCCCCAATGTCGAGAATATCGGTCTGGAAGAGGTCGGCGTCGAGCCCGACCAGCGCTTCCACATCAAGACCGACCCCTATGGCCGCACCAATGTCGACGGCATCTGGGCGATCGGCGACGTCACCGCGCCGCCATGGCTGGCCCACAAGGCAAGCCATGAAGCCGTCACCACGGTCGAGGCGATCGCGCAGGCGCTGGGCAACAAGGATGTCCACCCGCATGCGATGGACGTGCGCAACATTCCGGGTTGCACCTATTGCCATCCGCAGATCGCATCGGTCGGCCTGACCGAAGCCAAGGCCAAGGAAGCCGGCTATGACGTGAAGGTCGGCATGTTCCCCTTCATCGGCAACGGCAAGGCGATCGCGCTGGGCGAGGCCGAGGGCTTCACCAAGACCGTGTTCGACGCCAAGACCGGCGAACTGCTGGGTGCTCATATGATCGGCGCGGAAGTGACCGAGATGATCCAGGGCTATACCATCGGCAAGACGCTGGAGACCACCGAGGCCGAACTGATGCAGACGGTGTTCCCGCACCCGACCATCTCGGAATCGATGCATGAAAGCGTGCTCGCCGCTTATGGGCGTGCGCTCCATATCTGA
- a CDS encoding hemolysin family protein, with amino-acid sequence MAEGSPKDSAGSKEADSSNEGGLWSGLKSLLFGENEAPSLRKELEEALDEYDEEEQEEGAAPPAKGDLSAIERQMVRNLLHFSEHTVDDVALPRADIVAIEEKASFAELAELFAEAGHSRIPVYRETLDTIVGMVHIRDAFAILAGKAPVPDTLAPLIRQPLYVPESMGALDLLAEMRAKRTHLAIVLDEYSGTEGLLTFEDLVEEIVGEVEDEHDDAPEAMLVPLEGGMWDADARAELDDVAEEIDPRLGEIEEDVDTLGGLAFVLAGRVPEPGEIIPHEQSGWKLEVLASDGRRVTRLRLHPPVEQELEAEEA; translated from the coding sequence ATGGCTGAAGGCAGCCCGAAGGATAGCGCCGGTTCCAAGGAAGCGGACAGTAGTAACGAGGGCGGTTTATGGAGCGGCCTGAAGTCGCTCCTGTTCGGCGAGAATGAAGCCCCCAGCCTCCGCAAGGAACTGGAAGAGGCTCTCGACGAATATGATGAGGAAGAGCAGGAAGAGGGCGCGGCCCCGCCTGCCAAGGGCGATCTGTCCGCGATCGAGCGGCAGATGGTCCGCAACCTGCTGCATTTTTCCGAACATACGGTCGACGACGTCGCCCTGCCCCGCGCCGACATCGTCGCGATCGAGGAAAAGGCAAGCTTCGCCGAACTGGCGGAACTGTTCGCCGAGGCCGGTCATAGCCGCATCCCGGTCTATCGCGAGACGCTCGATACGATCGTCGGCATGGTCCATATCCGCGATGCCTTCGCCATCCTCGCCGGCAAGGCGCCGGTGCCCGACACGCTGGCGCCGCTGATCCGCCAGCCTCTCTATGTGCCCGAAAGCATGGGCGCACTCGACCTGCTCGCCGAAATGCGCGCCAAGCGCACCCATCTGGCCATCGTGCTTGACGAATATTCGGGCACCGAAGGGCTTCTGACCTTCGAGGATCTGGTCGAGGAAATCGTCGGCGAGGTCGAGGATGAGCATGACGACGCGCCCGAAGCGATGCTGGTGCCGCTGGAAGGCGGTATGTGGGATGCCGATGCCCGCGCCGAACTGGACGATGTGGCCGAGGAAATCGACCCGCGTCTGGGCGAGATCGAGGAAGATGTCGATACGCTGGGCGGCCTCGCCTTCGTGCTCGCCGGCCGCGTCCCCGAACCGGGCGAGATCATCCCGCACGAACAGAGCGGCTGGAAACTGGAAGTGCTGGCCAGCGACGGCCGCCGCGTCACCCGCCTGCGACTCCACCCGCCGGTCGAACAGGAACTGGAAGCGGAAGAGGCTTGA
- a CDS encoding lysophospholipid acyltransferase family protein: protein MAPLRRAGRIAALLGSLLLCLPPHLLWRLLRRPSPWPRRFLGMAARSVGASVRVEGRPVDSDMFLVANHVSWIDILALADATGAAFVAHDGIASWPVIGWLAAQNNTLFVSREKRGSLSGQLNALRAALAGHQPIALFPEGTTSDGSGLLPFKPSLLAVLMPPPRAVMIQPVHIDYGAATAEIAWHGDEPAGANAKRLLERKGRLPVTIRFLEPFDPASCADRKILAATAHQRIAASIAAHLPPSSSGQAPV, encoded by the coding sequence TTGGCGCCACTGCGCCGGGCAGGCCGCATCGCCGCCCTGCTGGGCAGCCTGCTGCTCTGCCTGCCCCCGCACCTCTTGTGGCGCCTGCTTCGCCGTCCATCCCCCTGGCCACGCCGCTTCCTGGGGATGGCGGCCCGCTCGGTCGGCGCCAGCGTCCGGGTGGAAGGTCGCCCGGTCGACAGCGACATGTTCCTGGTCGCCAATCATGTCAGCTGGATCGACATTCTCGCCCTGGCCGATGCCACCGGCGCCGCCTTCGTCGCCCATGACGGCATTGCCAGCTGGCCGGTGATCGGCTGGCTCGCGGCCCAGAACAACACCTTGTTCGTCTCGCGCGAGAAGCGCGGCAGCCTGTCGGGCCAGCTCAATGCGTTGCGCGCCGCGCTCGCCGGTCATCAGCCCATTGCCCTCTTCCCTGAAGGCACGACCAGCGACGGCAGTGGCCTGCTGCCCTTCAAGCCCTCGCTGCTCGCCGTGCTGATGCCGCCGCCGCGCGCAGTGATGATCCAGCCGGTCCATATCGACTATGGCGCGGCCACGGCGGAGATCGCCTGGCACGGCGACGAACCGGCCGGCGCCAACGCCAAGCGGCTACTGGAACGAAAGGGCCGCCTGCCTGTCACCATCCGGTTCCTGGAGCCGTTCGACCCGGCAAGTTGCGCCGATCGCAAGATATTGGCGGCCACCGCGCACCAGCGGATCGCTGCGAGCATTGCCGCGCACCTGCCACCTTCCTCTTCGGGCCAAGCGCCTGTATAG
- the miaB gene encoding tRNA (N6-isopentenyl adenosine(37)-C2)-methylthiotransferase MiaB: protein MNRNDAPEHKAGKGPATFQVKSFGCQMNVYDGERMAEMLGERGMTAAADGAEADLVILNTCHIREKAVDKVYSDIGRLTREDGTRPMIAVAGCVAQAEGGEIQRRARNVDIVVGPQAYHRLPDLIGKAQRGEDAVDTDMPANSKFAALPGRTKQARPTAFLTIMEGCDKFCTYCVVPYTRGAEISRSWTAILDEAKALVDGGVREITLLGQNVNAWTGEDDKGRMQGMDGLARELAKLGGLERIRYTTSHPNDMSDGLIAAHGDEPKLMPFLHLPVQSGNDRILKAMNRSHTVDSYLRIIERVRAARPDIALSGDFIVGFPGETDAEFEDTLKIVEQVRYAQCYSFKYSPRPGTPAADMDHQIPAAVMDERLARLQAAINRHQVDFNSATVGRTTSILLERKGRYPGQLIGKTPWLQSVHVTAPEYGIGDMVDVDIISAGPNSLAGEISRRKAA from the coding sequence ATGAATCGTAACGACGCCCCCGAACATAAAGCCGGCAAGGGCCCGGCCACCTTCCAGGTCAAATCCTTCGGCTGCCAGATGAACGTCTATGATGGCGAACGCATGGCCGAAATGCTGGGCGAGCGCGGCATGACCGCTGCTGCCGATGGCGCAGAAGCCGACCTCGTCATCCTCAACACCTGCCACATCCGCGAAAAGGCGGTGGACAAGGTCTATTCCGACATTGGCCGCCTGACCCGCGAGGATGGCACGCGCCCGATGATTGCCGTCGCGGGCTGCGTCGCCCAAGCCGAGGGCGGCGAGATCCAGCGCCGTGCCCGCAATGTCGACATCGTCGTCGGCCCGCAGGCCTATCACCGCCTGCCCGACCTGATCGGCAAGGCGCAGCGCGGCGAGGATGCGGTCGACACCGACATGCCGGCCAATTCCAAATTCGCCGCCCTGCCCGGCCGCACCAAGCAGGCCCGACCGACCGCCTTCCTGACGATCATGGAAGGCTGCGACAAATTCTGCACCTATTGCGTCGTGCCCTATACCCGCGGCGCGGAAATCAGCCGCAGCTGGACCGCGATCCTGGACGAGGCCAAGGCGCTGGTCGATGGCGGCGTGCGCGAGATCACCCTGCTCGGCCAGAACGTCAATGCCTGGACCGGTGAGGATGACAAGGGCCGGATGCAGGGCATGGATGGCCTGGCCCGCGAACTGGCGAAGCTCGGCGGGCTGGAGCGCATCCGCTACACCACCAGCCACCCCAACGACATGAGCGACGGCCTGATCGCCGCCCATGGCGACGAGCCCAAGCTGATGCCCTTCCTCCATCTGCCGGTGCAGTCGGGCAATGACCGCATTTTGAAGGCGATGAACCGCAGCCACACGGTCGACAGCTATCTGCGCATCATCGAACGCGTGCGCGCGGCCCGGCCGGACATCGCCTTGTCGGGCGATTTCATCGTCGGCTTCCCCGGCGAAACCGACGCAGAGTTCGAAGATACTCTCAAGATCGTCGAGCAAGTGCGCTATGCGCAATGCTATTCCTTCAAATACAGCCCCCGCCCCGGCACCCCGGCGGCGGACATGGATCACCAGATCCCGGCGGCGGTGATGGACGAACGGCTGGCCCGGCTGCAGGCCGCGATCAACCGCCATCAGGTCGATTTCAACAGCGCCACGGTGGGCCGCACCACCAGCATCCTGCTCGAACGCAAGGGCCGCTATCCCGGCCAGCTGATCGGCAAGACGCCCTGGCTGCAATCCGTCCACGTCACCGCGCCCGAATATGGCATTGGCGACATGGTCGATGTCGATATCATCAGCGCCGGCCCGAACAGCCTGGCCGGCGAAATCAGCAGGAGGAAAGCCGCTTGA
- a CDS encoding PhoH family protein, with protein sequence MGKKPHHPRTDIAERACLEVTFEKPHLLGALFGQYDQNLVAIENRLGVYIAARGNKLQIEGEAEAAARARDVMTGLYNRIVAGQEIDNGAVEAVIAMSAEPTLDGIIRHDVAEPPKVMIRTRKKTIVPRSATQVAYMEALTRNDIIFALGPAGTGKTYLAVAQAVSQLITGSVDRLILSRPAVEAGEKLGFLPGDMKEKVDPYLRPIYDALHDTLPAEQVERRIASGEIEIAPLAFMRGRTLANAFIVLDEAQNTTIAQMKMFLTRFGEGSRMVICGDPKQVDLPQPGISGLADAVARLDGVEGIAMVPFGIGDVVRHPVVGRIVQAYEGPDA encoded by the coding sequence ATGGGCAAGAAACCGCACCATCCCCGCACCGACATTGCCGAGCGCGCGTGCCTGGAAGTGACGTTCGAGAAGCCGCATCTTCTGGGTGCGCTGTTCGGCCAATATGACCAGAATCTGGTCGCGATCGAGAACCGGCTCGGCGTCTATATCGCCGCGCGCGGCAACAAGCTGCAGATCGAGGGCGAGGCCGAAGCCGCCGCCCGCGCCCGCGACGTGATGACCGGCCTCTACAACCGCATCGTCGCCGGGCAGGAAATCGACAATGGCGCGGTGGAAGCCGTGATCGCCATGTCGGCCGAACCGACGCTGGACGGCATCATCCGCCATGACGTCGCCGAACCACCCAAGGTGATGATCCGCACCCGCAAGAAGACGATCGTCCCCCGTTCCGCCACCCAGGTCGCCTATATGGAGGCGCTGACCCGGAACGACATCATCTTCGCGCTTGGCCCCGCAGGCACCGGCAAGACCTATCTGGCGGTCGCCCAGGCGGTGAGCCAGCTCATCACCGGCAGCGTCGACCGCCTGATCCTCTCCCGCCCGGCCGTCGAGGCGGGCGAGAAGCTCGGCTTCCTGCCCGGCGACATGAAGGAAAAGGTCGATCCCTACCTCCGGCCGATCTACGATGCGCTGCACGACACGCTGCCGGCCGAACAGGTCGAACGGCGCATCGCCAGCGGCGAGATCGAGATCGCGCCGCTCGCCTTCATGCGCGGCCGGACGCTGGCCAATGCCTTCATCGTGCTGGACGAGGCGCAGAACACCACCATCGCCCAGATGAAGATGTTCCTGACCCGCTTTGGCGAAGGCAGCCGCATGGTCATCTGCGGCGATCCCAAGCAGGTCGACCTGCCGCAGCCGGGCATTTCGGGCCTGGCCGACGCGGTCGCGCGGCTGGACGGGGTCGAGGGCATCGCCATGGTCCCCTTCGGCATTGGCGACGTCGTGCGCCATCCGGTGGTCGGCCGCATCGTCCAGGCCTATGAGGGGCCGGATGCCTAA
- a CDS encoding pyruvate dehydrogenase complex dihydrolipoamide acetyltransferase — protein sequence MSKTIQMPALSPTMEEGTLAKWLVKEGDKVSSGDLLAEIETDKATMEFEAVDEGTVAKILVSEGAEGVKVGTVIAIIAEEGEDVAAAAASGGAAPAPKADAVPAKAEAAAPAAKADPVPAKVAAPAAAPAEGRVKASPLARRLAEAKGVDLAAVAGSGPNGRIVKADLDGAAAAPAKAAAPAAAPAAAAPAAAPAPVAAAAQDFGIPHEVIKLNGMRKTIARRLTESKQQVPHIYLTVDIQLDKLLKLRGELNAGLSGRGVKLSVNDLLIKALGVALMQVPECNVQFAGDQMLQFKRADISVAVSIPGGLITPIVTGADIKGVAAISNEMKDLADRAKAGKLQPSEYQGGTASLSNMGMFGIKQFEAVINPPQGMIMAIGAGEKRPFVVDDSLQIATVMSATGSFDHRAIDGADGARLMKAFRELIENPLGMLA from the coding sequence ATGAGCAAGACGATCCAGATGCCTGCCCTGTCCCCCACCATGGAGGAGGGCACGCTGGCCAAGTGGCTGGTCAAGGAAGGGGACAAGGTATCGTCCGGCGACCTTCTCGCCGAGATCGAGACCGACAAGGCCACCATGGAATTCGAAGCGGTCGATGAAGGCACCGTCGCCAAGATCCTGGTGTCGGAAGGTGCCGAGGGCGTGAAGGTCGGCACCGTCATCGCGATCATCGCCGAAGAGGGCGAGGATGTCGCCGCAGCGGCCGCCAGCGGTGGCGCTGCCCCCGCGCCCAAGGCTGATGCGGTCCCCGCCAAGGCCGAAGCGGCTGCCCCCGCCGCCAAGGCTGATCCGGTGCCGGCGAAGGTGGCTGCGCCTGCTGCCGCTCCGGCGGAAGGCCGCGTGAAGGCGAGCCCGCTGGCCCGTCGCCTGGCCGAAGCCAAGGGCGTCGATCTGGCTGCTGTCGCTGGTTCTGGTCCCAATGGCCGCATCGTCAAGGCCGACCTGGATGGCGCCGCTGCTGCCCCGGCCAAGGCCGCTGCGCCGGCTGCCGCCCCGGCCGCTGCCGCGCCTGCCGCTGCCCCGGCACCGGTGGCCGCCGCCGCGCAGGATTTCGGCATTCCGCACGAAGTCATCAAGCTCAACGGCATGCGCAAGACGATCGCGCGCCGCCTGACCGAGTCCAAGCAGCAGGTGCCGCACATCTACCTGACCGTGGACATTCAGCTCGACAAGCTGCTGAAGCTGCGCGGCGAGCTGAACGCCGGCCTGTCGGGCCGTGGCGTCAAGCTGTCGGTCAACGACCTGCTGATCAAGGCGCTGGGCGTCGCGCTGATGCAGGTGCCCGAGTGCAACGTGCAGTTCGCCGGCGACCAGATGCTTCAGTTCAAGCGCGCCGATATTTCGGTGGCGGTGTCGATCCCCGGTGGCCTGATCACCCCGATCGTGACCGGTGCCGACATCAAGGGCGTGGCCGCCATCTCGAACGAGATGAAGGATCTGGCCGATCGCGCCAAGGCCGGCAAGCTGCAGCCGAGCGAATATCAGGGCGGCACCGCGTCGCTGTCGAACATGGGCATGTTCGGCATCAAGCAGTTCGAAGCCGTCATCAACCCGCCGCAGGGCATGATCATGGCGATCGGCGCGGGCGAGAAGCGTCCCTTCGTGGTCGATGACAGCCTGCAGATCGCCACCGTCATGTCGGCGACCGGCAGCTTCGATCATCGCGCGATCGACGGCGCCGATGGCGCTCGCCTGATGAAGGCGTTCCGCGAACTGATCGAAAATCCGCTGGGCATGCTGGCCTGA
- a CDS encoding DUF2142 domain-containing protein: MAIAAPWSRLERIVFLAVCLATLFFALLTPPFQAPDENQHYMKALALSQGHVVTEVHGDRIGAELPRAAVDLHAVDFPTEPDGQRHRYDKTMIERAWAADAARPGTRFAEFPNVASYAPTLYAPGAVGLAIGDALGLPRIGAFYAGRIVNALTALLLLVAALRLIPFGRMALLGTALLPTFCYQIGSLSPDAVINGVGFLGLALALRIGFMAPDRASIAATLITAPLLALAKGVYLPLMAAGLRWPARFTLSRNVLILGTMLLGAVIFAVWMKANGGSQALYHITSRKTGESVLTAPLAQQLAVILADPAGYARILASSIVERAPVYALQIVGRFGWNAILLPLLAYPLALLMLGSAVLSGSAARFSLGQRLWWLAIALGTALLIETAMYLTGTPLGADYVQGTQGRYFLPLLPLVLLALMPADPLRGARLLCVGAGLALLIIAILSAWDSFWVHGFVTADGMPPHSSITRALLLPSPRW, translated from the coding sequence ATGGCTATCGCCGCGCCATGGTCGCGTCTCGAACGGATAGTGTTTCTTGCCGTCTGCCTCGCGACGTTGTTCTTCGCGCTCCTGACGCCGCCCTTCCAGGCACCGGACGAGAACCAGCATTATATGAAGGCGCTGGCCCTGTCGCAGGGCCATGTGGTGACGGAAGTCCATGGCGACCGGATCGGCGCGGAACTGCCGCGCGCGGCGGTCGATCTTCATGCCGTCGATTTCCCGACCGAACCGGACGGCCAACGCCACCGCTATGACAAGACGATGATCGAGCGGGCCTGGGCCGCCGACGCCGCCCGCCCCGGCACGCGCTTTGCCGAATTTCCCAATGTCGCCAGCTATGCGCCGACCCTCTATGCCCCTGGCGCCGTCGGCCTCGCGATCGGCGACGCGCTGGGCCTGCCGCGCATCGGCGCCTTCTATGCCGGCCGCATCGTCAATGCGCTGACCGCGTTGCTGCTGCTCGTCGCCGCGCTGCGCCTCATCCCCTTTGGCCGGATGGCGCTGCTCGGCACCGCGCTGCTGCCGACCTTCTGCTACCAGATCGGCTCGCTCTCGCCCGATGCCGTCATCAACGGCGTCGGCTTTCTCGGCCTCGCTCTGGCGCTGCGGATCGGCTTCATGGCGCCGGACCGCGCCAGCATCGCCGCCACGCTGATCACCGCACCGCTGCTGGCGTTGGCCAAGGGTGTCTATCTGCCCCTGATGGCCGCCGGCCTGCGCTGGCCCGCCCGTTTCACTCTGTCGCGTAACGTCCTGATCCTTGGCACGATGCTATTGGGGGCTGTCATCTTCGCTGTCTGGATGAAGGCGAACGGCGGCAGCCAGGCGCTCTATCACATCACCTCGCGCAAGACCGGGGAGAGCGTGCTGACCGCGCCGCTGGCCCAGCAACTCGCCGTGATCCTGGCCGATCCGGCCGGCTATGCCCGCATCCTCGCGTCCAGCATCGTCGAGCGGGCGCCGGTCTATGCGCTGCAGATCGTCGGCCGCTTCGGCTGGAACGCGATCCTGCTGCCGCTGCTCGCCTACCCGCTTGCCCTGCTGATGCTCGGCAGCGCGGTGCTGAGCGGATCGGCCGCGCGCTTCAGCCTTGGCCAGCGCCTCTGGTGGCTAGCGATCGCGCTTGGCACCGCGCTGCTGATCGAAACCGCCATGTATCTCACCGGCACGCCGCTGGGCGCCGATTATGTCCAGGGGACGCAGGGTCGCTATTTCCTGCCGCTGCTGCCGCTCGTGTTGCTGGCACTGATGCCGGCCGATCCGCTGCGCGGCGCCCGTCTGCTCTGCGTCGGCGCGGGGCTGGCCCTGCTCATCATCGCGATACTCAGCGCCTGGGACAGTTTCTGGGTCCATGGCTTCGTCACCGCCGACGGCATGCCGCCGCACAGCAGCATCACCCGCGCCTTACTGCTGCCCTCGCCGCGCTGGTAG
- the ybeY gene encoding rRNA maturation RNase YbeY: protein MIEVAVLHEEGWPGADWEFLAQQAVSAAIAHSPYAAFATDSTLYEVAVKLTDDDEVHQLNRAYREKDKPTNVLSFPMVQEDLLEVTANTDDGEVLLGDIVLAEGVCAAEAAEKGISVADHATHLIVHGTFHLLGYDHMDDNEAEAMEALEIRALLSLGLADPYGDRDNG from the coding sequence ATGATCGAAGTCGCTGTCCTTCATGAAGAAGGCTGGCCCGGCGCGGACTGGGAATTTCTCGCGCAACAGGCGGTTTCGGCCGCCATTGCGCACAGTCCCTATGCCGCTTTCGCGACCGACTCCACCCTCTATGAAGTTGCGGTCAAGCTGACCGACGATGATGAGGTGCATCAGCTCAACCGCGCCTATCGCGAGAAGGACAAGCCGACCAACGTCCTGTCCTTCCCGATGGTGCAGGAAGACCTGCTGGAAGTGACGGCGAACACCGACGATGGCGAGGTTCTGCTGGGCGATATCGTGCTGGCCGAGGGGGTCTGCGCCGCCGAAGCCGCGGAAAAGGGCATATCGGTCGCCGACCATGCCACGCATCTGATCGTCCACGGGACTTTTCATTTGCTTGGATATGACCATATGGACGACAATGAAGCCGAGGCGATGGAAGCGCTGGAAATCCGCGCGCTCCTCAGCCTTGGCCTGGCCGATCCCTATGGGGATCGGGACAATGGTTGA
- a CDS encoding phosphatase PAP2 family protein produces the protein MGVRSISDRQKMLKKGAGIFILALFCVLGIALAQRNGLLDDLNIGLMGWAGQGRETALGGQVTMVMRLASAIGGTAIRIILSLVVLGVLVFTGRRAAAWWFAGVEIGGTLLNLILKQIFAAPRPDLLPHLDIVHSYSFPSGHAAGNMMFFGALAMLAGRRWAYGAGGAMIVLIGASRVWLGVHWPSDVMAGWIEGLGWLMLCAVWLPARRGQQ, from the coding sequence ATGGGCGTGCGCTCCATATCTGATCGGCAGAAGATGCTGAAAAAGGGCGCGGGGATATTCATCCTCGCGCTTTTTTGCGTGCTGGGAATCGCGCTGGCGCAGCGTAATGGGCTGCTCGATGATCTGAACATCGGCCTGATGGGCTGGGCCGGGCAGGGGCGCGAGACCGCGCTGGGCGGGCAGGTGACCATGGTCATGCGGCTCGCCTCGGCAATCGGCGGCACGGCGATCCGCATCATCCTGTCGCTGGTCGTGCTGGGCGTGCTGGTCTTCACCGGGCGGCGCGCGGCGGCCTGGTGGTTTGCCGGGGTGGAGATTGGCGGCACGCTGCTCAACCTGATCCTCAAGCAGATATTCGCCGCGCCCCGGCCCGACCTGCTGCCGCATCTCGACATCGTGCATAGCTACAGCTTCCCCAGCGGCCATGCGGCGGGGAACATGATGTTCTTTGGTGCGCTGGCGATGCTGGCCGGGCGGCGCTGGGCCTATGGCGCTGGCGGGGCGATGATCGTGCTGATCGGCGCCAGCCGGGTATGGCTGGGCGTGCATTGGCCAAGCGACGTGATGGCCGGATGGATCGAGGGGCTGGGCTGGCTTATGCTGTGCGCGGTCTGGCTACCAGCGCGGCGAGGGCAGCAGTAA
- a CDS encoding Fur family transcriptional regulator has protein sequence MNRKIDVEALCHEKGLRITEQRRVIAQVLSDATDHPDVEELHKRASTIDPGISIATVYRTVRLFEEAGILERHDFGDGRARYEAAPESHHDHLIDVETGNVIEFVDPELELLQKQIAEKLGFRLVDHRMELYGVALDRKD, from the coding sequence ATGAACCGCAAGATCGACGTCGAAGCCCTTTGCCACGAAAAGGGCCTGCGCATCACCGAACAGCGCCGGGTCATCGCCCAGGTGCTGAGCGACGCGACCGATCACCCCGATGTCGAGGAACTGCACAAGCGCGCGTCCACCATCGATCCGGGCATCTCGATCGCCACCGTCTACCGCACCGTGCGCCTGTTCGAGGAAGCCGGCATTCTGGAACGCCACGATTTTGGCGACGGCCGCGCCCGCTACGAAGCGGCCCCGGAATCGCATCATGACCATCTGATCGACGTCGAAACCGGCAACGTCATCGAATTCGTCGATCCCGAGCTGGAACTGCTGCAGAAGCAGATCGCCGAAAAGCTCGGCTTCCGCCTGGTCGACCATCGCATGGAACTGTACGGCGTCGCCCTCGACCGTAAGGACTGA
- a CDS encoding acyl-CoA thioesterase has translation MAKIDEQPPEHSPAVRVIAMPADTNPHGDIFGGWLMSLMDSAAGSVAARYSHGRAVTIAVEGMTFHRPVIVGDEVSVFATLKSVGRTSMKIDVEAWRRARHDDRSYRVTQATFTFVAIGEDRQPRSVPPLPAQ, from the coding sequence ATGGCGAAGATCGACGAGCAGCCGCCGGAACATAGCCCGGCGGTGCGCGTCATCGCCATGCCGGCCGATACCAATCCCCACGGGGATATCTTCGGCGGCTGGCTGATGAGCCTGATGGATTCGGCTGCGGGTTCGGTCGCGGCGCGATATAGCCACGGCCGTGCGGTGACGATCGCGGTGGAAGGCATGACCTTCCACCGTCCGGTCATCGTCGGCGACGAGGTGTCGGTATTCGCGACGCTGAAGTCAGTCGGCCGCACGTCGATGAAGATCGATGTCGAGGCGTGGCGCCGTGCCCGTCACGATGATCGATCCTATCGCGTGACCCAGGCGACCTTCACCTTCGTGGCGATCGGTGAGGATCGCCAACCCCGTTCCGTGCCGCCGCTGCCTGCTCAATAA